One Streptomyces lincolnensis genomic region harbors:
- a CDS encoding AAA family ATPase → MSAQEQTDPNGWRVFHGTGSVPDTPPDLHEAPPWRRFGGSPTLSVPPADPETARRRLGPGDTTLRLRDADVDVVNAVLLLRRPLLITGPPGVGKSTLAHLISRELGLGRVLEWNIVSRTALRDGLYTHDAMGRAQAIAAWRAGLRHAAAPEIDLADAMDTPDAGVNTAPVSNPRQQPPVIGDFITLGPLGTALLPYDRPRVLLVDELDKSDIDLPNDLLHVLENGSYEVPELVRDAADTARVRTDDPGGEAEIRDGRVECREFPVVVITSNGEREFPAAFRRRCLPLEMRTPTKEQLLAMVEGHLGIRPPGTEALVDEFVRRVQSGGTHSLDQLLNAVQMTTAGGFHPRGDGRTLVEMLLRDLAKGR, encoded by the coding sequence ATGAGTGCCCAGGAGCAGACGGACCCCAACGGCTGGCGGGTCTTCCACGGTACAGGCAGCGTCCCGGACACCCCGCCCGACCTGCACGAGGCACCGCCCTGGCGTCGCTTCGGGGGCTCGCCGACCCTGTCCGTGCCCCCGGCCGATCCCGAGACGGCACGCCGCCGTCTGGGCCCGGGGGACACCACTCTGCGCTTGCGTGACGCGGACGTCGACGTCGTCAACGCGGTGCTGCTGCTGCGCCGGCCGCTACTGATCACCGGTCCGCCGGGGGTCGGCAAGTCCACCCTCGCGCATCTGATCTCCCGGGAGTTGGGGCTCGGCCGGGTCCTGGAGTGGAACATCGTCAGCCGCACCGCGCTGCGTGACGGCCTGTACACCCACGACGCCATGGGGCGCGCCCAGGCCATCGCCGCCTGGCGGGCGGGGCTGCGGCATGCGGCTGCCCCGGAGATCGACCTGGCGGACGCGATGGACACACCCGACGCGGGAGTCAACACCGCGCCTGTTTCAAATCCTCGTCAACAACCGCCGGTCATAGGCGACTTCATAACCCTTGGGCCGCTGGGCACAGCTTTGCTGCCCTACGATCGACCCCGGGTGCTCCTCGTCGATGAACTCGACAAGAGCGACATCGACCTGCCCAACGACCTGTTGCACGTCCTGGAGAACGGAAGCTATGAAGTCCCGGAGCTGGTACGCGACGCCGCGGACACCGCGCGCGTGCGGACCGACGACCCGGGCGGCGAGGCCGAGATCCGGGACGGACGCGTCGAGTGCCGGGAGTTCCCGGTGGTGGTGATCACCAGTAACGGGGAACGGGAGTTCCCCGCGGCCTTCAGACGACGCTGCCTGCCCCTCGAAATGCGCACACCCACCAAGGAGCAACTTCTGGCCATGGTGGAAGGACACCTCGGAATCCGGCCACCGGGCACGGAAGCCCTGGTGGACGAGTTCGTGCGACGGGTGCAGTCCGGTGGTACACACTCGCTCGACCAGCTACTGAACGCTGTCCAGATGACTACGGCGGGTGGTTTCCACCCGCGTGGTGATGGGCGTACCCTCGTGGAAATGCTCCTGCGCGACCTCGCGAAAGGCCGCTGA
- a CDS encoding effector-associated domain 2-containing protein, whose product MGTGVGGPEGGSGRAHGPLLLLELTNSLGALGCMEDAQSRLRFGDILGELLGRQIDLRGAKLREDVVVLVRSALNVADGERVLVEVVRILEGESAGDQLEQLLASFLAPVKSTPLKGGALTADEESGARAVLALGELPAPRLRDDLVEELNGLSLPVGLSAERLFTYVLDCTTQADHLPPAVLLLDCAAPLAGAPGHRAALSGWVDDWARRTGLTEELEGRRRARAEGPHDPDIPRCVIIAIEPARDGTDDIVVRQWFNSVPGHWSPLPGQPATTTLDELGPAVEGALRQSARLWHAPPVASPAARQQPPLYVEFVLPYELLNHDVAGLTYQIGDGEPMPLSLKYGVHLRSLERMRADDPLWRDQWIERWNTLRAHGVLSHDWPDPDIGSVGMWQRRLAGEAMHTAVVLNAPTDAASQAALKAAIAEGIGLAVWDRAGVFVEAGRQKMSAVLSSVHAPVQIPMAIHRLRQKAASRNQGPAELHLKDIGFLWDDPTRPVDFQPTDPGDLTNEEAPE is encoded by the coding sequence ATGGGCACGGGGGTCGGTGGACCCGAGGGCGGATCCGGGCGTGCGCATGGTCCGTTACTGCTGCTGGAGCTGACCAACTCCCTGGGCGCGCTGGGCTGTATGGAGGACGCGCAGAGTCGGCTCCGCTTCGGGGACATCCTGGGAGAGCTGCTGGGCCGTCAGATCGATCTACGGGGCGCGAAACTCCGTGAGGACGTAGTCGTTCTGGTCCGCTCCGCCCTGAACGTCGCGGACGGGGAGCGCGTACTGGTCGAGGTGGTGCGCATCCTCGAGGGAGAGTCGGCCGGCGACCAACTGGAGCAGCTACTGGCGTCGTTCCTCGCCCCTGTCAAGTCCACGCCCCTGAAGGGCGGAGCGCTGACCGCCGACGAAGAGAGCGGCGCCCGCGCGGTCCTCGCCCTCGGCGAATTGCCCGCACCGCGCCTCAGGGACGACCTCGTCGAGGAACTCAACGGACTCAGCCTCCCCGTCGGCCTCTCGGCGGAACGTCTGTTCACCTACGTCCTCGACTGCACCACGCAGGCGGACCATCTGCCGCCCGCTGTCCTCCTCCTCGACTGCGCGGCCCCGCTCGCCGGCGCTCCGGGCCACCGGGCCGCCCTGTCCGGTTGGGTCGACGACTGGGCCCGACGCACGGGCCTCACCGAAGAGCTGGAAGGGCGCCGCAGGGCGCGCGCCGAGGGCCCCCACGATCCGGACATCCCGCGCTGTGTGATCATCGCGATCGAACCGGCCCGCGACGGCACCGACGACATCGTCGTGCGCCAGTGGTTCAACAGCGTGCCCGGCCACTGGAGTCCACTGCCCGGGCAACCGGCCACCACCACCCTGGACGAGCTGGGCCCCGCCGTCGAAGGTGCGCTGCGGCAGAGCGCCCGGCTCTGGCACGCCCCGCCCGTGGCGAGTCCGGCGGCCCGTCAGCAGCCGCCGCTGTACGTCGAGTTCGTCCTGCCCTACGAACTGCTCAACCACGATGTGGCCGGACTGACGTACCAGATCGGTGACGGTGAGCCGATGCCGCTCAGTCTCAAGTACGGGGTTCATCTGCGCAGTCTGGAGCGGATGCGGGCAGACGATCCGCTGTGGCGGGACCAGTGGATCGAACGCTGGAACACGCTGCGCGCGCACGGTGTCCTGTCGCACGACTGGCCCGATCCCGACATCGGCAGCGTCGGGATGTGGCAGCGCAGGCTCGCGGGGGAAGCCATGCATACGGCAGTCGTGCTCAATGCGCCGACGGATGCCGCCAGTCAGGCGGCGCTCAAGGCCGCCATCGCGGAAGGGATCGGACTTGCGGTCTGGGACCGGGCGGGCGTGTTCGTCGAGGCGGGTCGCCAGAAGATGAGCGCCGTGCTCTCCTCCGTCCATGCCCCCGTCCAGATCCCCATGGCCATCCACCGCCTGCGGCAGAAGGCCGCAAGCCGCAACCAGGGACCGGCCGAACTTCATCTGAAGGACATCGGTTTCCTCTGGGACGATCCCACCCGGCCCGTCGACTTCCAGCCCACCGACCCTGGCGATCTCACCAACGAGGAGGCACCGGAATGA
- a CDS encoding cation:proton antiporter, translated as MSPDAMVAHFVGASALILVAAHAAGWLARLLKQPYIVGQLTAGIALGPSLLGSLAPDVHRALFPEAIEPALTGFAQFSLVVFLFAVGYELDLKVLGARARTAVTVALATFVVPMAVGSGCALLFQDQLRALGMPDPDPSTVLFAGVALSITAVPVLTAIVRENGLAPTVPGIVAVSAAGLLDVIGWTVLAGALLNSGGGDESIGWRYRLVIAVVFVALMLVLARPLLRRVLWRTRMEPSLRLALLIGFALGSAWVTHSIGLHVIFGALLAGVVVPREKGGTLDPDLVRPLNDVGSLLLPFFFVVSGQSVALGSMGSTGWVTLAVVTVLAVVTKIGSGTAAARLGGLDRQDARTVGVLMSTRGLTELIALNAGFQAGLLSRPLYTVLVFMALCTTLFTQPLLLLVRRLDERERRRVPDPAPVPARVVVEPRQGDAAADVS; from the coding sequence GTGAGCCCTGACGCGATGGTGGCGCACTTCGTTGGCGCCTCGGCCCTGATCCTGGTGGCCGCGCATGCCGCGGGCTGGCTGGCCCGGCTGCTGAAGCAGCCGTACATCGTCGGCCAGTTGACGGCCGGCATAGCGCTCGGCCCCTCGCTGCTCGGCAGCCTGGCGCCGGACGTGCACCGTGCGCTGTTCCCCGAGGCCATCGAGCCGGCGCTGACCGGGTTCGCGCAGTTCTCCCTGGTGGTCTTCCTGTTCGCGGTGGGGTACGAACTGGATCTGAAGGTTCTGGGCGCCCGGGCGCGTACGGCGGTGACCGTGGCGCTCGCCACGTTCGTGGTGCCGATGGCCGTGGGCAGCGGGTGTGCGCTGCTGTTCCAGGATCAGTTGCGCGCGCTGGGCATGCCGGACCCCGATCCCTCCACGGTGCTGTTCGCCGGGGTGGCGCTGTCGATCACCGCGGTACCGGTCCTGACGGCCATAGTGCGGGAGAACGGCCTGGCCCCCACGGTGCCGGGGATCGTCGCGGTGTCCGCCGCCGGCCTGCTGGACGTGATCGGCTGGACGGTCCTGGCCGGGGCGCTGCTGAACAGCGGCGGCGGTGACGAGTCCATCGGATGGCGGTACCGGCTGGTGATCGCCGTGGTCTTCGTGGCGCTGATGCTCGTGCTGGCCCGGCCGCTGCTGCGTCGGGTGCTGTGGCGTACTCGGATGGAGCCCTCGCTTCGGCTGGCGCTTCTCATCGGCTTCGCGCTGGGGTCGGCGTGGGTGACCCACAGCATCGGACTGCACGTCATCTTCGGTGCGTTGCTCGCGGGTGTCGTGGTGCCCCGGGAGAAGGGCGGCACACTCGACCCGGACCTGGTGCGGCCGCTGAACGACGTCGGCTCGCTGCTGCTGCCGTTCTTCTTCGTCGTCTCGGGGCAGTCCGTCGCGCTCGGCAGCATGGGCTCGACGGGCTGGGTCACCCTGGCGGTGGTGACGGTGCTGGCGGTCGTCACGAAGATCGGCAGCGGCACGGCGGCGGCCCGGCTCGGCGGCCTCGACCGGCAGGACGCACGGACCGTGGGCGTCCTGATGAGCACCCGCGGTCTGACCGAACTGATCGCCCTCAACGCGGGCTTCCAGGCAGGCCTGTTGAGCCGGCCGCTCTACACGGTCCTGGTCTTCATGGCGCTGTGTACGACCTTGTTCACCCAGCCGCTGCTGCTCCTGGTCCGCCGGCTCGACGAACGTGAGCGGCGTCGGGTACCGGACCCCGCTCCCGTCCCCGCCCGAGTCGTCGTCGAGCCCCGTCAGGGCGACGCCGCGGCCGACGTGAGCTGA
- a CDS encoding effector-associated domain 2-containing protein produces the protein MTGARVDPARVHALIVGVEAYGAGPAWDLPGPARDAVRFHRLLRAAGVPEDRLRLHLAPLPTGVPDIPYRPADQATLRGVLVRELSVAQGEILWVWWGGHGVLDRAGRLRLFCSDATTADKLNIDLDSAVERFASDAVPALGEQLWLVDACETFEEDLAFREQLPPDALPVGRRTLVHRQTVLRAAGRGRAAANDPERGTGLFSDVLLGLLADRAAVLPAPPDPEELFPAVRARIAALREAGRTLQYPDIRLRSPERTEVLPADFPAPAPIPARRPASPLQRAVEALLAYPLMDDPTERQTVVSALAPGVTVTLPRHNRARTDVVGILNSLARHHPEALWELFDAVVSVDGDPGRGDELGAALRAFEASVKGPGDRK, from the coding sequence GTGACGGGCGCGCGAGTGGATCCGGCCCGGGTGCACGCCCTGATCGTCGGAGTCGAGGCCTACGGTGCCGGGCCGGCCTGGGACCTGCCCGGGCCCGCCCGGGACGCCGTCCGCTTCCACCGGCTGCTGCGCGCGGCCGGAGTGCCCGAGGACAGGCTCCGCCTCCACCTCGCGCCGTTGCCGACAGGCGTTCCCGACATCCCGTACCGACCCGCCGACCAGGCCACTCTGCGGGGCGTCCTCGTCCGTGAACTGTCCGTGGCCCAGGGCGAGATCCTGTGGGTGTGGTGGGGCGGGCACGGCGTCCTCGACCGGGCCGGCCGACTGCGGCTGTTCTGCTCCGACGCCACCACCGCCGACAAGCTGAACATCGACCTGGACTCGGCCGTCGAGCGGTTCGCGAGCGACGCGGTGCCCGCCCTCGGAGAGCAACTGTGGCTCGTGGACGCCTGCGAGACCTTCGAGGAGGACCTTGCCTTCCGGGAGCAGCTGCCGCCGGACGCCTTGCCCGTGGGGCGGCGCACTCTGGTGCACCGTCAGACGGTGCTGCGGGCCGCGGGCCGTGGCCGGGCGGCCGCCAACGATCCCGAGCGTGGCACCGGTCTCTTCTCCGACGTGTTGCTCGGCCTCCTGGCCGACCGCGCCGCCGTCCTGCCCGCGCCCCCCGATCCGGAGGAACTGTTTCCGGCCGTACGAGCGCGTATCGCGGCCCTCAGGGAAGCGGGGCGTACTCTGCAGTATCCCGACATTAGGCTGCGCAGCCCCGAACGCACCGAAGTTCTGCCGGCGGACTTTCCCGCACCTGCTCCGATCCCCGCGCGGCGCCCGGCCTCGCCGCTCCAGCGAGCGGTCGAGGCGCTGCTCGCCTACCCGCTGATGGACGACCCCACCGAACGGCAGACCGTGGTATCCGCGCTGGCACCTGGTGTCACCGTGACACTTCCCCGTCACAACAGGGCCCGTACGGATGTCGTGGGGATCCTCAACTCGCTCGCCCGGCACCACCCCGAGGCACTGTGGGAGCTGTTCGACGCCGTGGTATCCGTGGACGGTGACCCCGGGCGCGGGGACGAACTCGGCGCGGCACTGCGCGCGTTCGAGGCGTCTGTGAAGGGTCCGGGCGATCGGAAATGA
- the fxsT gene encoding FxSxx-COOH system tetratricopeptide repeat protein, translating to MKGDPREHASGLGDGYPVSGSSPPSAFPRTAERRGEYGAPDTHAQEQAPPSWQEVADAVWLAASWGRHGGPVGTGGPDQETAPTVRQTVEPQPPTEPADTDDARRPDASPATGTADPADALRPPDPADTDDAAPAPDSSPRPGFTRSGGPAPEARVLPDAQGDITLHVGQPLLPDSDRPQHAPGRSTALLARALHQLARRIPSRDTLELDEETTAEQGVVDGMWIPFLRPAQTAAFDLVLLTDDAPTMRIWEDTTARLARAAEHSGAFRGVRTVRVNVPRTGAATLRRSTGPAAADPAELLDGRGGRVFLVVTDGLAHGWAASAADDLLGRLAHAGPTAVVHLLPPHLRHRSSLYPYQAVLEAGGFGATNDALGHWTPDPLRPLPEGGDGAVPVPVLSLKPGSLAAWADLVTGERGVRRPLPVLLAGTLTKGSPAPGLRAPRFPRAAKAAVRRFLTLATPAARRLAAQLAAVPFDFDLVEQLRRRTMPETGPDQLAEILMGGLIDWDGAGKGRPEFADGVREELLATTTRSQLAHTIRVVGELPAAGARGIALRAALRDPMGASLPDPEERGWARSELAVMHALSGPYSERARRIEPRLFRPGLAAAERVGSGLSTGAPAEVNPVAVGASPGDGAASDPASNEPDDSGVPVPLVTDAIRQEALEAEPLMPSSTTVTPALLVNVPLRNTSFVGRQELLRAVEEQLGAQDTAAVLPHALHGLGGVGKSQLALEYIYTHQRDYKVICWIPAERESLILSSLASLAAQLGVAPVGQDSLGAPAANTAVPAVLEALRTGAPYDKWLLVFDNAEDIEVVRSYFPTNGPGKVIVTSRNRGWERVATPLPVNVFERQESVELLQKRSPDLSAEDADRLAEALGDLPLAVEQAGAWRAVTGMLVDEYLDLLAQRSPEILELDPNPDYPVSVAAAWDISLERIRANNPGARQLLDICASMAPEPIPRSMLRGSRGISITPEVDPLLRESITLNRAVRDLSQFSLVKVDPRADTLQMHRLLQTVLLAKLSAEERDQMRDAAHQLLSAAKPGAAGSPLEWRAYQALLPHVLASQAVTSADTYVRELVYDTANFLYYWGDHVGAADFARQAWSAWLAASGEENIHVIRMAKLFSFLLRQIGQIPESIPLVENALDVSRRIEVDPEELIDSLCQTADGRRYLGRFEEARDLGQEATELARSQFGPDDPATLRSTHSWCVDLRLCGQFREALPLDQENAQQREVLFGAGSFLTLNSLNGLSIDMRESGDYPGARDFQEDVYRRARAAFGEEHPLTLRIARNLGVCRRRDGAPEEAAKLAEETLQRFITRYGPDHFDALSTATNVSVDQRLAGDHEGSRRLAETTLRRYAVRLGENHAYTLLTKANLAATHRALGSLEQAQELEDDAARRLTDTVGPRHITTLTVALGQANTAYALLDFERAHEIDSANLPQLVEVAGAEHPVTLSCTANLALDLRGLGRGAEADELQRKAVEGFSRVVRPDHPWLLSARQGRRIECDMAPMPL from the coding sequence ATGAAGGGCGATCCCAGGGAGCACGCATCCGGGCTCGGCGACGGATACCCCGTATCGGGGTCGTCGCCCCCTTCGGCGTTCCCTCGGACCGCCGAGCGTCGCGGTGAGTACGGAGCACCGGATACGCACGCCCAGGAACAGGCCCCGCCGAGTTGGCAGGAGGTCGCCGACGCGGTCTGGCTCGCCGCGTCCTGGGGCCGCCACGGTGGCCCGGTCGGCACAGGCGGCCCGGACCAGGAGACCGCCCCCACCGTCCGGCAGACCGTGGAGCCACAGCCCCCCACGGAGCCGGCCGACACAGACGACGCACGACGCCCGGACGCCTCCCCGGCCACCGGGACCGCGGATCCTGCCGACGCCTTACGCCCCCCGGATCCCGCCGACACCGACGACGCCGCGCCCGCCCCGGACTCCTCGCCCCGGCCGGGCTTCACACGGTCCGGTGGGCCGGCGCCCGAGGCCCGGGTGTTACCCGACGCCCAGGGAGACATCACCCTGCACGTCGGGCAGCCGCTGTTGCCCGACAGTGATCGGCCGCAGCACGCCCCCGGCCGCTCCACCGCCCTGCTGGCGCGCGCCCTGCATCAACTCGCACGCCGCATCCCCTCCCGCGACACCCTGGAACTCGACGAGGAGACCACCGCCGAGCAGGGAGTCGTGGACGGCATGTGGATCCCCTTTCTCCGGCCCGCCCAGACCGCCGCCTTCGACCTGGTCCTGCTCACCGACGACGCGCCCACCATGCGGATCTGGGAGGACACCACCGCCCGCCTGGCCCGGGCCGCGGAGCACAGCGGCGCCTTCCGGGGCGTACGTACCGTCCGGGTGAACGTTCCCCGCACCGGCGCCGCCACCCTGCGCCGGTCCACCGGTCCGGCCGCCGCGGACCCCGCCGAGCTGCTCGACGGCCGGGGCGGCCGCGTCTTCCTGGTCGTCACGGACGGGCTGGCCCACGGCTGGGCCGCCTCGGCCGCCGACGACCTGCTGGGTCGGCTCGCCCATGCCGGGCCCACCGCCGTCGTCCACCTGCTTCCGCCGCACCTGCGCCACCGCTCCTCCCTCTACCCGTACCAGGCGGTTCTGGAGGCCGGTGGCTTCGGGGCCACCAACGACGCCCTCGGCCACTGGACCCCGGACCCGCTGCGGCCGCTGCCCGAAGGGGGCGACGGCGCGGTGCCCGTGCCCGTGCTGTCCCTGAAGCCCGGCTCCCTCGCCGCCTGGGCCGACCTCGTCACCGGCGAGCGCGGAGTGCGCCGCCCGCTGCCCGTCCTGCTGGCCGGCACCCTCACCAAGGGCAGCCCCGCGCCTGGCCTGCGCGCCCCGCGTTTCCCGCGCGCAGCCAAGGCCGCCGTGCGCCGCTTCCTCACCCTCGCCACCCCGGCCGCCCGGCGGCTGGCCGCTCAACTCGCCGCGGTTCCCTTCGACTTCGACCTGGTGGAGCAGCTGCGGCGGCGCACCATGCCGGAGACCGGCCCCGACCAGCTCGCCGAGATCCTGATGGGCGGGCTCATCGACTGGGACGGCGCCGGTAAGGGCCGCCCCGAGTTCGCCGACGGCGTCCGCGAGGAACTGCTGGCCACCACGACCCGGAGCCAACTGGCACACACCATCCGGGTGGTGGGCGAGCTGCCCGCCGCCGGGGCGCGGGGCATCGCCCTGCGTGCCGCCCTGCGCGATCCCATGGGTGCCAGCCTGCCCGACCCGGAGGAACGGGGCTGGGCACGCAGCGAGCTGGCCGTCATGCACGCACTGTCGGGGCCGTACTCCGAGCGCGCGCGGCGTATAGAACCGAGACTCTTCAGGCCCGGGCTCGCTGCGGCCGAACGGGTGGGCTCCGGTTTGTCCACAGGTGCACCCGCTGAGGTGAACCCTGTGGCCGTCGGTGCGTCACCCGGCGACGGAGCGGCCAGTGATCCAGCGTCGAACGAACCCGATGACTCTGGAGTGCCCGTGCCGCTGGTAACCGATGCGATCCGACAAGAAGCCCTGGAGGCTGAGCCGCTCATGCCGAGCTCCACAACTGTGACGCCCGCCCTACTGGTGAACGTTCCGTTGAGGAACACCTCGTTCGTCGGCCGGCAGGAGCTGCTGAGGGCCGTGGAGGAGCAGCTGGGTGCCCAGGACACGGCTGCGGTGCTGCCGCACGCCCTGCATGGGCTGGGCGGCGTGGGCAAGTCCCAGCTGGCGCTGGAGTACATCTACACCCACCAGCGCGACTACAAGGTGATCTGCTGGATCCCGGCCGAGCGTGAGAGCCTCATCCTGTCCTCCCTGGCCAGTCTCGCGGCCCAGCTGGGTGTCGCCCCGGTCGGCCAGGACAGCCTCGGCGCCCCCGCCGCCAACACGGCCGTGCCCGCCGTACTGGAAGCGCTGCGTACCGGCGCGCCGTACGACAAGTGGCTGCTCGTCTTCGACAACGCCGAGGACATCGAAGTGGTGCGCAGCTACTTCCCGACCAACGGTCCCGGCAAGGTCATCGTCACCTCCCGCAACAGGGGATGGGAGCGGGTGGCGACTCCGCTGCCGGTGAACGTGTTCGAGCGTCAGGAGTCCGTCGAGCTGCTCCAGAAGCGCTCCCCCGACCTGTCGGCCGAGGACGCCGACCGCCTCGCCGAAGCCCTGGGAGACCTGCCCCTGGCCGTCGAGCAGGCGGGCGCCTGGCGGGCCGTCACCGGGATGCTTGTCGACGAGTATCTGGATCTGCTCGCCCAGCGCAGTCCCGAGATCCTCGAACTCGACCCCAACCCCGACTACCCGGTCTCCGTCGCGGCCGCCTGGGACATCTCGCTGGAGCGGATCCGTGCCAACAATCCGGGCGCCCGGCAGCTCCTCGACATCTGCGCCAGCATGGCTCCGGAGCCCATTCCGCGGTCCATGCTGCGTGGCAGCCGGGGAATCAGCATCACGCCGGAGGTCGACCCGCTGCTGCGAGAGTCGATCACGCTCAACCGCGCGGTGCGCGACCTCAGCCAGTTCTCGCTGGTCAAGGTGGACCCGCGAGCCGACACCCTGCAGATGCACCGTCTCCTGCAGACAGTGCTCCTGGCCAAGCTGAGTGCCGAGGAGCGGGACCAGATGCGGGACGCGGCACACCAGCTGCTGTCCGCCGCCAAGCCCGGCGCGGCCGGTTCGCCGCTGGAGTGGCGTGCCTACCAGGCACTGCTGCCGCACGTGCTGGCCTCGCAGGCGGTGACCAGCGCCGACACCTACGTGCGCGAACTGGTCTACGACACCGCGAACTTCCTCTACTACTGGGGTGACCACGTAGGCGCGGCGGACTTCGCGCGGCAGGCATGGAGCGCCTGGCTCGCGGCCTCGGGCGAGGAGAACATCCACGTCATCCGGATGGCGAAGCTGTTCTCCTTCCTGCTACGCCAGATCGGTCAGATCCCCGAGTCGATCCCGCTCGTCGAGAACGCGCTGGACGTCTCCCGCCGCATCGAGGTCGACCCCGAGGAGCTGATCGACTCCCTGTGCCAGACGGCCGACGGTCGTCGTTACCTCGGGCGTTTCGAGGAGGCGCGGGATCTGGGCCAGGAGGCCACCGAACTGGCGCGCTCCCAGTTCGGCCCGGACGACCCGGCCACGCTGCGCAGCACTCACAGTTGGTGCGTCGACCTGAGGCTGTGCGGGCAGTTCCGGGAGGCGCTGCCGCTCGACCAGGAGAACGCCCAGCAGCGCGAAGTACTGTTCGGTGCGGGAAGCTTCCTCACCCTGAACTCCCTGAACGGCCTCTCGATCGACATGCGGGAGAGCGGCGACTACCCGGGTGCCCGCGACTTCCAGGAGGACGTCTACCGTCGGGCACGTGCCGCGTTCGGTGAGGAACACCCCCTCACCCTGCGCATCGCGCGCAACCTCGGGGTGTGCCGACGCCGGGACGGCGCGCCGGAAGAAGCGGCCAAACTCGCCGAAGAGACCCTGCAGCGCTTCATCACCCGCTACGGCCCGGACCACTTCGACGCCCTGTCGACGGCCACCAACGTGTCGGTCGACCAGCGCCTCGCCGGGGACCACGAAGGCTCTCGCCGTCTCGCCGAGACGACCCTGCGGCGCTACGCGGTGCGGCTCGGCGAGAACCACGCCTACACCCTCCTGACCAAGGCCAACCTGGCAGCCACCCACCGGGCGCTCGGTTCGTTGGAGCAGGCCCAGGAGCTTGAGGACGACGCCGCCCGACGGCTGACCGACACGGTGGGGCCCCGGCACATCACCACGCTGACAGTCGCGCTCGGCCAGGCCAACACGGCGTACGCCCTACTCGACTTCGAGCGGGCGCACGAGATCGACTCGGCCAATCTGCCGCAGCTGGTCGAGGTCGCGGGAGCGGAACACCCCGTCACCCTGTCCTGCACCGCCAACCTGGCCCTGGACCTGCGCGGTCTGGGCCGTGGGGCGGAGGCGGACGAACTGCAGCGCAAGGCGGTGGAGGGCTTCAGCCGGGTGGTCCGTCCCGACCATCCCTGGCTCCTCTCGGCCCGTCAGGGCCGCCGTATCGAGTGCGACATGGCCCCAATGCCGCTGTAG